A DNA window from Mycoplasmopsis pullorum contains the following coding sequences:
- the dnaB gene encoding replicative DNA helicase, with translation MSQSNNYMKPPIQIGTVNNHQGQIQNFTFDTSKLHDIELEEKILGMILANVEILHESLMYLSEEDFYFIDNKNLFLVFKQLQNRAQELKTININDVFTFIERNFNENHTRKITLSFLSKIALKAGNYDNKLLYFEELTKLTSLRKIYSTLVHSLNKLNNPANLEVKDFAAEIEAQITEANSNRSLSSFTSISDAANEYIRDLQYRRNLDENHLAGVPSGIHNLDIMTQGFKSGELIILAARPAMGKTAFALNICVNAALSNRRVAFFSLEMSNIQLMSRIFSIVSGVEGNKLKKASLLDSQDWTRLSIAKQTKIDQMNFFIDDSSSSKIAEIAWKARRLKKLHNIDLIVVDYLQLMTGSSRSNDNRQNEVSKISRTLKELSRELEIPIIALSQLSRSVEQREDKRPILSDLRESGSIEQDADMVMFLYRNDYYQKKQNERISDEIGSETDLIIAKHRSGPTGSIKLRFNMSISRFSDPVVSLNNTQLFNNNNK, from the coding sequence ATGAGTCAATCAAATAATTATATGAAACCACCAATTCAGATTGGGACAGTTAACAATCATCAGGGACAAATTCAAAATTTTACTTTTGACACGTCTAAATTACATGATATTGAATTAGAAGAAAAAATTTTAGGGATGATTTTAGCTAATGTTGAGATTTTGCATGAGTCCCTTATGTACCTTAGTGAAGAAGATTTTTATTTTATTGATAATAAAAATTTATTCTTGGTATTTAAACAGTTACAAAATCGTGCACAAGAATTAAAAACAATCAATATTAATGATGTTTTTACATTTATCGAACGCAATTTTAATGAAAATCACACACGTAAAATCACCTTATCATTTTTATCAAAAATCGCATTAAAAGCAGGTAATTACGACAATAAATTACTTTATTTTGAAGAATTAACCAAACTAACTAGTTTGCGAAAAATCTATAGTACTTTAGTTCATTCATTAAATAAATTAAATAACCCCGCAAATCTTGAAGTAAAAGATTTTGCTGCAGAAATTGAAGCTCAAATCACCGAAGCGAATTCAAATCGGAGCTTATCTTCATTTACTAGTATTTCCGATGCAGCAAACGAATACATCAGGGACTTGCAATACCGTCGTAATCTAGATGAAAATCATTTAGCAGGTGTCCCCTCTGGGATTCATAACTTAGACATTATGACACAAGGTTTTAAATCTGGTGAGCTCATTATTTTAGCTGCTAGGCCAGCGATGGGAAAGACTGCTTTTGCATTAAACATTTGTGTTAATGCTGCTTTAAGTAACCGAAGAGTTGCCTTTTTCAGTTTGGAGATGAGTAATATTCAACTTATGAGTCGGATTTTTTCCATTGTTTCCGGAGTTGAGGGAAATAAATTAAAAAAAGCAAGTCTTTTGGACTCACAAGATTGGACACGTTTATCAATTGCAAAACAAACTAAAATTGACCAAATGAACTTTTTTATAGATGATTCGAGTTCTTCAAAAATTGCCGAAATCGCTTGAAAAGCACGTCGTTTGAAAAAACTACATAATATTGATTTAATTGTGGTCGATTATCTGCAATTAATGACCGGTTCATCAAGGTCAAATGATAACCGTCAAAACGAGGTTTCGAAAATTTCTAGAACTCTCAAAGAACTCTCGCGTGAATTAGAAATTCCAATTATTGCACTTTCGCAATTGAGCAGAAGTGTGGAACAAAGAGAGGACAAACGTCCAATTCTTTCAGACTTGCGTGAAAGTGGAAGTATCGAACAAGACGCAGACATGGTTATGTTCCTATATCGAAACGATTATTATCAAAAGAAGCAAAATGAACGAATTTCAGATGAAATTGGTTCTGAAACAGATTTAATAATTGCAAAACACAGAAGTGGACCGACTGGATCGATCAAATTACGCTTTAATATGTCAATTTCTCGTTTTAGTGATCCGGTTGTTTCACTTAATAACACACAATTATTTAATAACAATAACAAATAA
- a CDS encoding CNNM domain-containing protein, protein MSKILLISLFIVVLLFFILSAIFSGAETAYTSISMAKVHTMVENNEARAKLIHKQLKRYNQILTTILIANNIVNIGSATLTSFILNQLIGSGALVTIVTTALVTPILVIFSEIIPKLLGKSHPVKYLQIFGYFIEFIYWVLWIFAYPLGKIGKKVYITNSEDELKKMIEIARNEGVLQSGESLLAQNALDLDSTKVSQHYLRLKDVTSIDYRASVQDALELFKETNYSRIPVVKKDELIGIIMLKDLYHLKRGKIINYIIHVPFISTNSVLTSALEKLRRARVQMGFVVENNNSTRVLGIITVEDIIEELVGEIYDETDEAESIFEISLEQSEVHANVKVKDVFKQLDIDDDTLDDEDYELTLGKWMLKMTNKQKLNKNLRFNLDKVASFKVIQSKNKENKVAIIGINKY, encoded by the coding sequence ATGAGTAAAATTCTCCTAATAAGCTTATTTATAGTTGTATTATTATTCTTTATTCTTAGTGCAATTTTTAGTGGTGCCGAAACCGCTTATACATCAATTTCGATGGCAAAAGTGCACACAATGGTAGAAAATAATGAAGCAAGAGCAAAATTAATTCATAAACAACTCAAAAGATATAATCAAATTCTCACAACTATTTTAATCGCAAATAATATTGTTAATATTGGTTCTGCGACTTTAACAAGTTTTATTTTAAATCAACTTATTGGTAGCGGTGCACTCGTAACAATTGTCACCACCGCTTTAGTTACTCCAATTTTAGTGATTTTTAGTGAGATAATTCCAAAATTATTAGGTAAGAGTCATCCAGTTAAATACTTACAAATTTTTGGATACTTCATTGAATTTATTTACTGAGTTTTATGAATCTTTGCTTATCCATTAGGGAAGATTGGTAAAAAGGTTTATATAACAAATTCAGAAGATGAATTGAAAAAAATGATTGAAATAGCTCGTAATGAGGGAGTGCTTCAATCTGGGGAAAGTCTACTTGCACAAAATGCCCTTGACTTAGACTCGACCAAAGTTTCACAACATTATTTACGTCTTAAAGATGTGACCAGCATCGATTATCGTGCTAGCGTCCAAGATGCTTTAGAGCTATTCAAGGAGACTAATTATTCACGTATCCCAGTGGTCAAAAAAGACGAATTAATTGGAATTATAATGTTAAAAGATCTATATCATCTTAAACGCGGTAAGATTATTAACTATATTATTCATGTCCCTTTTATTTCAACTAATTCTGTTTTAACTAGTGCTTTGGAAAAATTAAGACGAGCTAGAGTACAGATGGGATTTGTTGTTGAAAATAACAACTCAACCAGAGTCTTGGGAATAATTACCGTTGAAGACATTATTGAAGAGCTAGTTGGTGAAATTTACGATGAAACTGACGAAGCTGAATCAATTTTTGAAATTTCACTTGAACAAAGTGAGGTTCATGCAAATGTCAAGGTCAAAGATGTCTTTAAACAATTAGATATTGATGATGACACTTTAGATGATGAAGATTACGAATTGACTTTAGGTAAATGAATGTTGAAAAT